In Asanoa sp. WMMD1127, one genomic interval encodes:
- a CDS encoding glycosyltransferase family 2 protein, with translation MSVVLLAFVFAGLVPVVAGAYQILLAALHGWRHHYDRWGPFQPNIAVLVPAWNEAPVLRASIDRLMALDYPPTRLRVYVVDDASTDDTPAVLAAAAREYPGRVVHLRREKGGEGKSHTLNHGLAHVLADSWMEALLIMDADVIYAPDSVTLLARHLADPAVGAVTAYIREGSHPGTAVNRFIGFEYIAAQAAARRGQNVLGVLACLAGGAQLHTRANLEAIGGRIDTTSLAEDTFTTFDTQLAGHRVLFEPHATVLAEEPGGIRALWKQRLRWARGNLQVTWHYRRVWFRPTRANGGLGGIAFGVIWWGLLLQPVLMVLAAAGLLTLHYTDADLAARAFEVLWVGTGLAFVFTTTFVLSVDPSTARRVWPQALLFPGLVALAQIAYALFTGPLRWAATQVWDALGTSPGRGVAEAVIVFTYAWVAASMLVSYLAKVVEGRRFVGWLAPVLLYLGGYGSLLCAVTATAYLNQLRGAEMRWDKTEKSGKVLVR, from the coding sequence GTGAGCGTCGTCCTCCTGGCGTTCGTGTTCGCGGGCCTGGTCCCGGTGGTGGCCGGCGCCTACCAGATCCTGCTGGCGGCGCTGCACGGCTGGCGGCACCACTACGACCGGTGGGGCCCGTTCCAGCCCAACATCGCGGTGCTCGTGCCCGCCTGGAACGAGGCGCCCGTGCTGCGCGCCTCCATCGACCGGCTGATGGCGCTGGACTACCCGCCCACCCGGCTGCGGGTCTACGTCGTCGACGACGCGAGCACCGACGACACGCCGGCGGTGCTGGCCGCGGCGGCGCGGGAGTACCCGGGCCGGGTCGTGCACCTGCGCCGCGAGAAGGGCGGTGAGGGCAAGTCGCACACGCTCAACCACGGCCTGGCCCACGTGCTCGCGGACTCGTGGATGGAGGCGCTGCTCATCATGGACGCCGACGTCATCTACGCGCCGGACTCCGTCACCCTGCTGGCCCGGCACCTCGCGGACCCGGCGGTCGGCGCGGTCACCGCGTACATCCGGGAGGGCAGCCATCCCGGCACGGCGGTCAACCGGTTCATCGGCTTCGAGTACATCGCGGCCCAGGCGGCCGCCCGCCGTGGCCAGAACGTGCTGGGCGTGCTGGCCTGCCTGGCCGGCGGCGCCCAGCTGCACACGCGGGCCAACCTGGAGGCCATCGGCGGCCGGATCGACACCACGTCGCTGGCCGAGGACACGTTCACCACGTTCGACACGCAGCTCGCCGGGCACCGGGTGCTCTTCGAGCCACACGCGACGGTGCTGGCCGAGGAGCCGGGCGGGATCCGCGCGCTGTGGAAACAGCGGCTGCGCTGGGCCCGCGGCAACCTGCAGGTCACCTGGCACTACCGCCGCGTCTGGTTCCGGCCTACGCGGGCCAACGGCGGCCTGGGCGGCATCGCGTTCGGCGTCATCTGGTGGGGCCTGCTGCTGCAGCCGGTGCTGATGGTGCTGGCGGCGGCCGGGCTGCTCACGCTCCACTACACCGACGCCGACCTGGCGGCCCGGGCGTTCGAGGTGCTCTGGGTCGGCACGGGCCTGGCGTTCGTGTTCACCACGACGTTCGTGCTGTCGGTCGACCCGTCGACGGCGCGCCGGGTGTGGCCGCAGGCGTTGCTGTTCCCGGGCCTGGTGGCGCTGGCCCAGATCGCCTACGCGCTGTTCACCGGCCCGCTGCGGTGGGCGGCGACCCAGGTGTGGGACGCCCTCGGCACCTCACCGGGGCGCGGGGTCGCGGAGGCGGTGATCGTCTTCACGTACGCCTGGGTGGCCGCCTCGATGCTCGTCTCCTATCTCGCCAAGGTGGTCGAGGGGCGGCGGTTCGTCGGCTGGCTCGCGCCGGTGCTCCTCTACCTCGGCGGCTACGGCTCGCTGCTGTGCGCGGTGACGGCGACGGCGTACCTCAATCAGCTGCGCGGCGCGGAGATGCGCTGGGACAAGACCGAGAAGAGCGGCAAGGTGCTGGTCCGATGA
- a CDS encoding sensor histidine kinase, with protein MSCPPLLRWVDVVVAVAMAGGLGALIVVVGPDSTVPLAAALALAAAQASTVLWMRRAPEIAMITALTAGAGLQALAPHVGWLGLAAAPLSYYAWLRPPRVSLWALAVLVGLSPWTLVTGGWRDLMLAVFASGFGWAWGELGRTRVIRRNEERRRIIDAERARIARELHDVVAHTVSVMLLQAGAAADVFDTRPDKARAALDTIQDAGRTALDELHAMLRTMRPSDTESSRAPQPGLDQLDSLARTLTATGLRVAVDRSGAPARPVPPDVELSAYRIVQESLTNSLRHGGARRADVRLRFSAAELRVEIVDDGRPGAGVTARRGGGDGHGLTGMRERARLLGGTLDAGPLADGGFQVSARLPLRAAA; from the coding sequence ATGTCCTGTCCTCCCCTCCTGCGCTGGGTCGACGTCGTGGTCGCGGTCGCGATGGCCGGCGGGCTCGGTGCGCTGATCGTCGTCGTGGGCCCCGACTCCACGGTTCCGCTCGCCGCCGCGCTCGCGCTGGCCGCGGCCCAGGCCAGCACCGTCCTGTGGATGCGCCGCGCGCCGGAGATCGCGATGATCACCGCGCTCACGGCCGGCGCCGGGCTCCAGGCGCTCGCGCCGCACGTCGGCTGGCTCGGGCTGGCGGCGGCGCCGCTGAGCTACTACGCATGGCTGCGGCCGCCGCGGGTGTCGCTGTGGGCGCTTGCGGTGCTGGTCGGGCTGTCGCCGTGGACGCTGGTCACCGGGGGCTGGCGCGACCTGATGCTGGCGGTCTTCGCGTCGGGCTTCGGCTGGGCGTGGGGCGAGCTGGGCCGCACCCGCGTGATCCGGCGGAACGAGGAACGCCGGCGCATCATCGACGCGGAGCGGGCCCGGATCGCGCGGGAGCTGCACGACGTGGTCGCCCACACGGTGTCGGTGATGCTCCTGCAGGCCGGCGCCGCCGCCGACGTCTTCGACACCCGCCCCGACAAGGCTCGCGCGGCGCTCGACACGATCCAGGACGCCGGGCGTACGGCGCTCGACGAGCTCCATGCCATGCTGCGCACGATGCGCCCCTCCGACACTGAGTCCTCCCGGGCGCCGCAGCCGGGGCTCGACCAGCTCGACTCGCTCGCCCGCACGCTCACCGCCACCGGCCTGCGGGTCGCGGTCGACCGGAGCGGCGCCCCGGCCCGGCCGGTGCCGCCGGACGTGGAGCTGTCCGCGTACCGGATCGTGCAGGAGTCGTTGACCAACAGCCTGCGGCACGGCGGGGCGCGGCGGGCCGACGTCCGGCTCCGGTTCTCGGCCGCCGAGCTGCGGGTCGAGATCGTCGACGACGGCCGACCGGGCGCCGGCGTCACCGCCCGCCGCGGCGGCGGTGACGGCCACGGCCTGACCGGGATGCGCGAGCGGGCGCGGCTGCTCGGCGGCACGCTGGACGCGGGGCCACTGGCCGACGGCGGCTTCCAGGTCTCGGCCCGCCTGCCCCTGCGGGCGGCGGCATGA
- a CDS encoding response regulator, producing MSVTTAEAIVVLVLLIALAAVVALLSVLLRRQRRAERTLRLLIDTARDPFISADDNGVLTEWNRSAERTFGWTRSEMVGRDAELLAAPGEVDRHREMAEAARRGEADTVGPPMEEEVRHRDGRMVPIEATIWSVPGGGRFAHNAFLRDITVRRQVEEALRAARDEAVAASRLKSEFLATVSHEIRTPMNGVIGLSGLLKDTTLDQTQRRYVDGIALAAEALLTVINDILDFSKLESGGIEFEDARFDLDDLVDNVVEIVAGRADAKRLDLLSNRDPALAPTRRGDAGRLRQVLVNLVGNAVKFTAEGEVVLSAEPAADGWVRFEVRDTGVGIAEADQERMFDAFTQADSSTTRRYGGTGLGLAISRQLVAGMGGRIGVDSTPGVGSVFWCELPLPEAPRAAPVRGDLAGTRVLVVDDNATNRLVLVSELTIWRTSAEAVDSGEHALAELRAAARVGTPYDLAVVDGAMPGMDGLELVRRIRADADLPQPAVVLCTSMAGVDAEEAAAAGIAASLTKPVRRSVLYDALVTALGARPAPAPAAPAARAAAVAAGERGHVLLAEDNEINQEVAVAILTRLGWTVDVAGDGAAALARAARRRYDAILMDGHMPELDGYDATVALRGRDGPNRATPVIALTASAAAADRDRCLAAGMVDYLTKPVTPDALRAALDRWAPADPVRAAVLRRLDQVTGGDPDAAPLVTALVGSFLARGPGDLLDAVDRCNLPAVAACAHKLQGAAANIGADELAAACADLCAAARAGRLDEAAAGRIRDAYARVEPVLQSLVKGRTDLNEA from the coding sequence ATGAGCGTGACCACCGCCGAGGCGATCGTGGTGCTGGTGCTGCTGATCGCCCTCGCAGCCGTCGTCGCGCTGCTGTCCGTGCTGCTGCGTCGCCAGCGCCGCGCCGAGCGCACCTTGCGCCTGCTGATCGACACGGCCCGCGACCCGTTCATCAGCGCCGACGACAACGGTGTCCTGACCGAGTGGAACCGCAGCGCCGAGCGGACCTTCGGCTGGACCCGGTCCGAGATGGTCGGTCGGGACGCCGAGCTGCTCGCCGCGCCGGGCGAGGTCGACCGGCACCGCGAGATGGCCGAGGCCGCCCGCCGCGGCGAGGCTGACACCGTGGGGCCGCCGATGGAGGAGGAGGTGCGGCACCGCGACGGCCGGATGGTGCCCATCGAGGCGACGATCTGGTCGGTGCCGGGCGGCGGGCGGTTCGCGCACAACGCGTTCCTGCGCGACATCACGGTGCGTCGCCAGGTGGAGGAAGCCCTGCGCGCGGCCCGCGACGAGGCGGTCGCCGCCTCCCGGCTCAAGTCGGAGTTCCTGGCGACGGTCAGCCACGAGATCCGTACGCCCATGAACGGGGTCATCGGCCTCTCCGGGCTCCTGAAGGACACCACCCTCGACCAGACGCAGCGGCGCTACGTCGACGGGATCGCGCTGGCCGCCGAGGCCCTGCTGACCGTCATCAACGACATCCTCGACTTCTCCAAGCTGGAGTCCGGCGGCATCGAGTTCGAGGACGCCCGGTTCGACCTCGACGACCTGGTCGACAACGTCGTGGAGATCGTCGCCGGGCGGGCCGACGCCAAGCGGCTCGACCTGCTCAGCAACCGGGACCCGGCGCTGGCGCCCACGCGCCGGGGCGATGCCGGCCGGCTCCGGCAGGTGCTGGTCAACCTCGTCGGCAACGCGGTCAAGTTCACCGCCGAGGGCGAGGTCGTGCTCAGCGCGGAGCCGGCCGCGGACGGCTGGGTGCGCTTCGAGGTGCGGGACACCGGTGTGGGCATCGCCGAGGCCGACCAGGAACGCATGTTCGACGCGTTCACCCAGGCCGACTCGTCGACCACCCGGCGGTACGGCGGCACGGGGCTGGGCCTGGCCATCTCCCGCCAGCTCGTGGCCGGCATGGGCGGCCGGATCGGCGTCGACAGCACACCGGGGGTCGGCAGCGTCTTCTGGTGCGAGCTGCCGCTGCCGGAGGCGCCCCGCGCCGCGCCCGTCCGGGGCGACCTGGCGGGCACCAGGGTCCTCGTGGTCGACGACAACGCCACCAACCGGCTGGTGCTGGTCTCCGAGCTGACCATCTGGCGGACCAGCGCCGAGGCGGTGGACTCCGGCGAGCACGCGCTGGCCGAGCTGCGGGCCGCGGCCCGCGTCGGCACGCCGTACGACCTGGCGGTGGTCGACGGCGCGATGCCGGGCATGGACGGGCTGGAGCTGGTCCGCCGGATCCGCGCCGACGCCGACCTGCCCCAGCCGGCGGTGGTGCTCTGCACCTCGATGGCGGGCGTGGATGCCGAGGAGGCGGCGGCCGCCGGGATCGCCGCGTCGCTGACCAAGCCGGTGCGCCGGTCGGTCCTCTACGACGCGCTCGTGACGGCGCTGGGGGCGCGTCCCGCGCCGGCACCGGCGGCCCCCGCAGCCCGGGCAGCCGCGGTGGCGGCCGGCGAGCGTGGGCACGTCCTGCTGGCCGAGGACAACGAGATCAACCAGGAGGTGGCGGTGGCGATCCTCACCCGGCTCGGGTGGACCGTCGACGTGGCCGGGGACGGCGCGGCGGCGCTCGCCCGGGCCGCGCGGCGCCGCTACGACGCGATCCTGATGGACGGGCACATGCCGGAGCTCGACGGGTACGACGCGACGGTCGCGCTCCGCGGCCGGGACGGGCCCAACCGGGCAACGCCGGTGATCGCGCTGACCGCCAGCGCCGCGGCCGCGGACCGCGACCGGTGCCTCGCGGCCGGGATGGTCGACTACCTCACGAAGCCCGTGACGCCGGACGCGCTGCGGGCGGCACTGGACCGCTGGGCGCCGGCCGACCCGGTGCGGGCGGCGGTGCTGCGCCGGCTCGACCAGGTGACCGGGGGCGACCCCGACGCCGCCCCGCTCGTCACCGCGCTCGTCGGCTCGTTCCTCGCCCGTGGCCCCGGAGACCTGCTCGACGCGGTCGACCGGTGCAACCTGCCGGCGGTGGCGGCGTGCGCGCACAAGCTGCAGGGCGCGGCCGCCAACATCGGCGCCGACGAGCTGGCCGCGGCCTGTGCCGACCTGTGTGCGGCGGCCCGCGCCGGACGGCTCGACGAGGCGGCCGCCGGGCGGATCCGCGACGCGTACGCCCGGGTCGAGCCTGTGCTCCAAAGCCTGGTCAAAGGCCGGACCGACCTGAACGAAGCATGA
- a CDS encoding PIG-L family deacetylase, protein MRGTDGDAKPLRALLIDDDPDALLFMRDVLDRRGGMDVATAGDAETALRSLDGVDVVVTDVEMPGMTGLELLTRIRAARPDQPVVVVTAHPSLDYAVEALRGQAAEFLRKPLDPAELLRVVTDLGRTAREAAAAARHVVLAVGAHPDDVEIGVGGLLSAHAARGDEIAIVTLTRGARGGTTATREDESRAAARMLGARLFLEDGEDTRLPVNDPTLSAVQRVIEEVRPQTVYVHSFHDLHQDHRAVHQATMVAARKVPTIACYQSPSATVDFKPNRFVGIDDYVERKLDLLACFGSQVKTRDYLESEVIVATARYWSRYGGGRYTEPLEVVRDRTDAMPVVEER, encoded by the coding sequence GTGCGGGGGACTGACGGCGACGCGAAGCCGCTGCGGGCGCTGCTGATCGACGACGATCCGGACGCGTTGCTGTTCATGCGCGACGTCCTCGATCGGCGCGGCGGCATGGACGTCGCGACCGCGGGCGACGCCGAGACGGCGCTGCGGTCGCTCGACGGCGTCGACGTCGTGGTGACCGACGTCGAGATGCCCGGCATGACCGGGCTGGAACTGCTGACCCGCATCCGGGCCGCGCGGCCGGACCAGCCGGTCGTCGTGGTGACCGCCCACCCGAGCCTCGACTACGCCGTGGAGGCGCTGCGCGGTCAGGCCGCCGAGTTCCTGCGCAAGCCGCTGGACCCGGCCGAGCTCCTGCGGGTGGTGACCGACCTCGGCCGGACCGCCCGGGAGGCGGCGGCCGCCGCGCGGCACGTGGTCCTGGCCGTCGGCGCGCACCCGGACGACGTCGAGATCGGGGTCGGCGGGCTGCTGAGCGCCCACGCCGCCCGCGGCGACGAGATCGCCATCGTCACGCTGACCCGGGGTGCCCGCGGCGGCACCACCGCCACCCGCGAGGACGAGTCCCGGGCGGCCGCCCGGATGCTCGGCGCCCGGCTGTTCCTGGAGGACGGCGAGGACACCCGGCTGCCGGTCAACGACCCGACGCTGAGCGCGGTCCAGCGGGTCATCGAGGAGGTCCGTCCGCAGACGGTCTACGTGCACTCGTTCCACGACCTGCACCAGGACCACCGGGCGGTGCACCAGGCGACGATGGTCGCGGCCCGCAAGGTGCCGACGATCGCGTGCTACCAGAGCCCGTCGGCCACTGTGGACTTCAAGCCCAACCGGTTCGTGGGCATCGACGACTACGTCGAACGCAAGCTCGACCTGTTGGCCTGTTTCGGCTCACAGGTCAAGACCCGCGACTACCTCGAGTCCGAGGTGATCGTGGCGACCGCCCGCTACTGGTCCCGCTACGGCGGGGGTCGCTACACCGAGCCGCTCGAGGTGGTGCGGGACCGCACCGACGCGATGCCCGTGGTGGAGGAGCGATGA
- a CDS encoding DUF6069 family protein, translated as MSTIARPRTDWRATRRTRVVAVFGTVAANLVVWAVAVPVLGVDLAVRSGDGTTEISPAAVAVTTMLAGLLGWTLLGLLQRRTRRPGLVWTWIACAVLAVSLLGPLGAASAAAGATLAAMHLVAGAGLVPALARTAAPRA; from the coding sequence ATGTCGACCATCGCCCGCCCCCGCACCGACTGGCGCGCCACGCGCCGCACCCGCGTCGTCGCCGTCTTCGGCACGGTCGCCGCCAACCTCGTCGTCTGGGCGGTCGCCGTGCCGGTGCTCGGCGTCGACCTCGCCGTCCGCAGCGGCGACGGCACCACCGAGATCTCGCCGGCCGCCGTGGCGGTGACCACGATGCTCGCCGGCCTGCTGGGCTGGACCCTCCTGGGCCTCCTGCAACGCCGCACCCGCCGCCCGGGGCTCGTCTGGACGTGGATCGCCTGCGCCGTCCTGGCCGTATCGCTGCTCGGCCCGCTCGGGGCCGCCTCGGCCGCCGCGGGAGCGACCCTGGCCGCCATGCACCTGGTCGCCGGCGCCGGCCTGGTCCCGGCCCTCGCCCGCACCGCGGCGCCAAGGGCCTAG
- a CDS encoding response regulator transcription factor, whose protein sequence is MTIRVVVVDDQHAVREGLVLIVDARDDLSVVGEAADGHAAVAVAEEKRPDVVLMDVRMDGMDGIEATRRIVASGNPAKVVMLTTFDLDEHVYAALQAGASGFMLKSMRPTEIADGIRAVARGDAMLAPPVTRRLLDRFAGQAAAPPALAGALGQLSAREQEVLTLVARGRSNTEIAETLFLSLGTVKTHVSAILTKLGLRDRLQAAVFAYESGLVRPGAPS, encoded by the coding sequence ATGACGATCCGGGTGGTGGTGGTCGACGACCAGCACGCCGTCCGCGAAGGGCTCGTGCTGATCGTCGACGCCCGCGACGACCTGTCGGTGGTCGGCGAGGCCGCCGACGGCCACGCGGCGGTCGCGGTGGCCGAGGAGAAGCGGCCGGACGTGGTGCTGATGGACGTCCGGATGGACGGCATGGACGGCATCGAGGCGACGCGGCGCATCGTCGCGAGCGGCAACCCGGCGAAGGTGGTCATGCTGACGACCTTCGACCTGGACGAGCACGTCTACGCCGCGCTCCAGGCGGGCGCGAGCGGCTTCATGCTCAAGAGCATGCGCCCGACCGAGATAGCCGACGGCATCCGCGCGGTCGCCCGCGGCGACGCGATGCTCGCGCCACCGGTCACCCGCCGCCTGCTGGACCGGTTCGCGGGCCAGGCCGCGGCACCGCCGGCGCTGGCGGGGGCGCTGGGCCAGCTGAGCGCGCGGGAGCAGGAGGTGCTGACGCTGGTGGCCCGGGGCCGCTCGAACACGGAGATCGCCGAGACGCTCTTCCTGAGCCTGGGCACGGTCAAGACCCACGTCTCGGCCATCCTGACGAAACTGGGCCTCCGCGACCGCCTGCAGGCAGCGGTCTTCGCCTACGAGAGCGGCCTCGTCCGCCCCGGCGCCCCGAGCTGA
- a CDS encoding ATP-grasp domain-containing protein, producing the protein MTPTRVLVTGAGGPAGIAVIRSLSRVPGVTPVAADMDPYAAGLYLVDDRALVPAGAAPSFVPELLDLCRRERVDVVVPTVDDELLPLAGARGIFRDIGVRLALTGTPALECTLDKLALARRCAATVHTPRTEMLSAAFDPAAWEFPVILKPRRGSGSRGVRLVTEPDALGPPDEALIVQEHLPGDEYSLDVLADVEGRVVSVVPRRRTRVDSGVSVAGETLHDPELDALARGVFAAVGLSLVANVQCRRDRSGRAALLEVNPRFSGAMPLTIHSGVDMPLLCLDAVLGGELPDAVPHRPVTMVRFLEERFLGATELVTV; encoded by the coding sequence ATGACACCGACGAGGGTGCTGGTCACCGGGGCGGGCGGGCCGGCCGGCATCGCCGTGATCCGCTCGTTGAGCCGGGTGCCGGGCGTGACGCCGGTGGCGGCCGACATGGACCCCTACGCGGCCGGTCTCTATCTCGTCGACGACCGCGCGCTGGTGCCCGCCGGCGCCGCGCCGTCGTTCGTGCCCGAGCTGCTGGACCTGTGCCGGCGCGAGCGGGTCGACGTGGTGGTGCCCACCGTCGACGACGAGCTGCTGCCGCTGGCCGGCGCCCGCGGCATCTTCCGCGACATCGGCGTGCGGCTCGCACTGACCGGCACGCCGGCGCTGGAGTGCACGCTGGACAAGCTCGCGCTGGCCCGGCGGTGCGCCGCGACCGTCCACACGCCACGGACGGAGATGCTCTCGGCGGCGTTCGACCCGGCCGCCTGGGAGTTCCCGGTCATCCTCAAGCCCCGCCGGGGCAGCGGCTCCCGCGGCGTCCGGCTCGTCACCGAGCCCGACGCGCTCGGGCCGCCCGACGAGGCGCTGATCGTGCAGGAGCACCTGCCCGGCGACGAATATTCCTTGGACGTGCTGGCCGACGTCGAAGGCCGGGTGGTCTCCGTCGTGCCGCGCCGGCGCACCCGGGTCGACTCCGGCGTCTCCGTGGCCGGCGAGACGCTGCACGACCCGGAGCTCGACGCGCTGGCCCGCGGGGTGTTCGCGGCCGTCGGCCTGAGCCTGGTCGCCAACGTCCAGTGCCGCCGGGACCGGTCCGGCCGGGCGGCGCTCCTGGAGGTCAACCCGCGGTTCTCCGGAGCGATGCCATTGACCATCCACAGTGGCGTCGACATGCCACTGCTCTGCCTGGACGCGGTGCTCGGCGGCGAGCTGCCCGACGCGGTCCCGCACCGCCCCGTCACGATGGTGCGCTTCCTGGAGGAGCGGTTCCTGGGCGCGACGGAGCTGGTGACGGTGTGA
- a CDS encoding PHP domain-containing protein produces MTAPLEDHHVHSRWSDDAVDTVDDNLAAAAARGVRVVCISDHVRRATTWVPDYVADVRRAAATSPVTVLCGVEAKLLDATGRLDLPPNLPPLDRVLIADHQFPGPDGPVPPESVRLPPAAAIDVLVGATVAAMRRTPWAQLAHLFSLLPKMGIDEDEVGADHLALLAATARDTGTVVEVNEKWRCPGPAAVAAFRAAGVTVVTSTDSHRAADVGVYGP; encoded by the coding sequence GTGACGGCGCCGCTCGAGGACCATCACGTGCACTCGCGCTGGTCGGACGACGCGGTCGACACGGTCGACGACAACCTGGCCGCCGCGGCGGCGCGCGGGGTGCGGGTCGTCTGCATCTCCGACCACGTCCGCCGGGCCACGACCTGGGTGCCGGACTACGTGGCCGACGTCCGCCGGGCGGCCGCGACCAGCCCGGTCACCGTGCTGTGCGGGGTCGAGGCGAAGCTCCTCGACGCCACCGGCCGCCTGGACCTCCCGCCGAACCTGCCCCCGCTCGACCGGGTGCTGATCGCGGACCACCAGTTTCCGGGGCCGGACGGTCCGGTGCCGCCGGAGTCGGTCCGGCTGCCGCCGGCGGCGGCGATCGACGTGCTGGTGGGCGCCACGGTCGCGGCGATGCGGCGTACGCCCTGGGCGCAGTTGGCCCACCTGTTCAGCCTGCTGCCCAAGATGGGGATCGACGAGGACGAGGTCGGCGCGGACCACCTCGCGCTGCTCGCCGCGACCGCGCGCGACACCGGCACGGTCGTCGAGGTCAACGAGAAGTGGCGGTGCCCGGGCCCCGCGGCCGTGGCGGCGTTCCGGGCCGCCGGCGTGACGGTGGTGACCAGCACCGACAGCCACCGCGCGGCCGACGTGGGCGTCTACGGGCCGTGA